A single region of the Vidua macroura isolate BioBank_ID:100142 chromosome 12, ASM2450914v1, whole genome shotgun sequence genome encodes:
- the ANXA2 gene encoding annexin A2: protein MSTVHEILSKLSLEGDHSLPPSAYATVKAYSNFDADRDAAALETAIKTKGVDEVTIINILTNRSNEQRQDIAFAYQRRTKKELSAALKSALSGHLEAVILGLLKTPAQYDASELKAAMKGLGTDEDTLIEIICSRTNQELCEINRVYREMYKTELEKDIISDTSGDFRKLMVVLAKGKRCEDTSVIDYELIDQDARDLYDAGVKRKGTDVPKWINIMTERSVPHLQKVFDRYKSYSPYDMLESIKKEVKGDLENAFLNLVQCIQNKQLYFADRLYDSMKGKGTRDKVLIRIMVSRCEVDMLKIKSEFKRKYGKSLYYFIQANTKGDYQRALLNLCGGED, encoded by the exons ATGTCCACTGTTCATGAAATTTTAAGCAAGCTCAGCCTTGAAGGAGAT catTCTCTCCCTCCAAGTGCCTATGCCACAGTGAAGGCCTACTCAAACTTCGACGCTGACCGGGATGCTGCAGCCCTCGAAACGGCCATCAAGACCAAAG GTGTGGATGAGGTCACTATCATCAACATCCTGACAAACCGCAGCAATGAACAGAGGCAGGACATTGCTTTTGCCTATCAGAGGAGAACCAAAAAG GAACTTTCTGCAGCACTCAAGTCTGCTCTCTCAGGTCATTTGGAGGCAGTGATCTTGGGCTTGCTGAAGACACCAGCACAGTATGATGCCTCTGAATTGAAAGCTGCCATGAAG GGGCTGGGAACTGATGAAGACACACTCATTGAAATCATCTGCTCCCGAACAAACCAGGAGCTCTGTGAAATCAACAGAGTTTACAGGGAAA TGTACAAGACAGAACTGGAAAAGGACATCATATCAGACACATCTGGTGACTTCCGCAAGCTAATGGTTGTCCTGGCCAAG GGCAAAAGGTGTGAAGATACCTCTGTGATTGATTATGAGCTGATTGACCAAGATGCCAGG GACCTTTACGATGCTGGTGTGAAGAGAAAGGGAACTGATGTCCCCAAGTGGATCAACATCATGACTGAAAGAAGTGTTCCCCACCTGCAGAAAG TGTTTGACAGGTACAAGAGCTACAGCCCATATGATATGTTGGAGAGCATCAAGAAGGAGGTTAAGGGAGATTTGGAGAATGCCTTTCTTAATCTTG TCCAGTGCATTCAGAACAAACAGCTGTATTTTGCAGACAGACTGTATGATTCCATGAAG GGCAAGGGAACCCGGGACAAGGTCCTGATCAGGATTATGGTATCCCGCTGTGAGGTTGACATGCTGAAAatcaagagtgaattcaagaggaaGTACGGAAAATCTCTCTATTATTTCATCCAGGCAA ACACAAAAGGGGATTACCAGAGGGCACTGCTGAACCTGTGTGGTGGAGAGGACTGA